GCTGGCGCCGCCTGGGTGCGCCAGGGCTTTGAGAACCTCGGGTTGGAGCGAATCGTGAGCATTTACGAAGTGGAGAACAGATCCTCTGGCCGAGTCATCGAAAAGTTGGGCTTCGAGCTAGATCGGATCGCGACGATTCCTACCAGTCAGGTCGAAGTGCATGTCACAGCCCTCAGCCTGCAACGCTGGACGCACCTACGTAGCGAACGCACCTGGCCCCTGCCACCGTCCGAAACCTAACGTCGAATCGGGCGTGGTCGGGCATTCCCCTCTAGCTACAGTCCGCTCATGACCGTGCACATTATGGACGTGCCCTCGGGGAATCCTGGCGCCTCCGAGACGGATGATCAGGCGACGGTGACAAGATGTCGTAATGGGCAGGAGGTGCGCCGTCGCCGCACTTGGAGCATTGGGAACATTCCTGGCAGCGGGATGCGCCTCGTCTGCAACGTCGCATAACTCCGCCCGCGGGAACCTCGCCGGAGTGCTCGAGTTGTCCTCGGCGGTACCGGAAGGGTCCCCTCGCCCTGTGCCGGGGACGATCACGATGACGGCGGCTGACGGTACGACGCTGACTACAGCGGCGGGATCAGACGGGAGGTTCTTGGCGCGGATTGCCGCTGGGGCCTACAGCGTCACCGCACATAGCCCAATGTTCATCATCAACGGCGCCGACGGCATCTGCAGCGCCGAGTCAGACACTGGTCCGACTCCGGTCACGGTGACGGCCGGGAGAACCGTTTCTGTCACCGTCGTGTGCCCGACGAAGTAACCGAACGCCGATTCGGCATCTGTCAAGTGGTGTTGGCGCTTCAAGGGCACAGAGCGCCATATGGAATCAATCGGCGTCGGTTGATCGTCAGTGTCGGCGGCTGCGCAGGAGTTCGACCATTTGGTGTTCGACGTCGAGTCCGGCGGCCACTTTTACCAGTAGCGACGCGAAGTCGAGATCATCGGGTGGGAGCACGGTGGCACCGTCCTGGCCATTGCGGTCGAGGGTCCACTTGGCCAGCAAGAAGGCCGTCCTCTTATTGGCTTCGCCGAACGCTTGCGCCCGCGCGACCCGATAGGCGACCACCGCCGCGGCCGTGATCGGGTCGTCGACGTCATCGATGGCATCGAGCGCTCGTCGCAGCCGGTCGAGGTCGTCGGGCTCGTCAAACCATTCATCGTCCTGCCGGGCCAGACGATTGATCGCGATAGCCAACTCCAGGCTCGGTCGTATCAATGGTCGTGGAGGTAGGCGAGCAGTTCCCGGTAATTGGCTAACTGCTCTACGAGCCAGGCGCGCTCCTCTGAGGGCAGGTCGGCGAGAACCTTCTCAGCTCCAGTCCGCTCGGCGTGGCTCACAGCTCAAGACTACCGGGTCCGTGCGCTGGCCGCCCTAACGGAACATTCTGGACGCCAGATTGGTCAGCTCGCCGGATCGATGACATTTCCGAGGTCCCCAGTTGGACGCTGATGAGGTCTGATGCTGCGTAGAAGGTGGGACGGTGGGATACAGATCTTTATGGCGTGGGTGGTGCCTCGTGTCGGTGTAGACAATGAGTCGATGGAGGAACGACCGACGAGTTGCCGGCGGACGAGCCAGCGGGCGGCGATGAGCGCGATGCCACCGGACCTGACCCTGGCATGGCTGCTCGGTGCACTCGATGTAGCTGAAGTGGTCAACATCGAGCCAATGCGGGGGAGTTCGACCTCGGAGTTGCATCGAGTAACTGTCCGCTCAGCCGGAGACGCCCAGATGCGAGTGGTCGTACGCCGGTACGTCTTGGCGGACGTTCTCGCGGAGAGTCTGGATATTGTCTCTCACGAGGTCAAGGCTTTGCGTCTGGCCGCTTCGGCAGCTGTTCCGACTCCGACGGTTCTCGCCGCAGACGCTCCTGGGGAACAGGCTGACGTTCCAACGGTGATCATGTCTTGGCTTGAAGGACGTCCCCGCTGGGAGTCCAAGGACCGCCGGCGGTTCCTGATCGACCTAGTCGACGCCATGATCGCAGTGTCAGCCGTCAAGGTCCCGTCCGACGTCTCGGTACGGCCGATCAGCGGGTACACCCAAAACAGCTACGACCCGCCCAGGTGGGCGACACGGCCAGTGGTCTGGCGGCGTGCTGTGGAGATCTTCCATGGACCGACCCCGATCACAGACTTGTGCTTCGTACACCGCGACTTCCATCCGGGAAATGTTCTTTGGAACAGGTCGCAACTCACTGGCTTGGTCGACTGGCAATCGGCCTGCATTGGACCATCATCGATCGAACCCGGCCACTGCCGGCTCAACATGCTTTACTACGACCCCGACATGGCTGAGGAGCTACGGACTATTTGGGAACAACGCGCGCAGCGGATCTACGACCCCTGGGCTGATGTCATAGCCATCGTCGGAATGCTCGACCCAATGCGAAAACCCAAGAACCCGTCCAAGTCCAGAATGGCCA
The Acidimicrobiales bacterium genome window above contains:
- a CDS encoding Fic family protein, translated to MIRPSLELAIAINRLARQDDEWFDEPDDLDRLRRALDAIDDVDDPITAAAVVAYRVARAQAFGEANKRTAFLLAKWTLDRNGQDGATVLPPDDLDFASLLVKVAAGLDVEHQMVELLRSRRH
- a CDS encoding phosphotransferase produces the protein MLRRRWDGGIQIFMAWVVPRVGVDNESMEERPTSCRRTSQRAAMSAMPPDLTLAWLLGALDVAEVVNIEPMRGSSTSELHRVTVRSAGDAQMRVVVRRYVLADVLAESLDIVSHEVKALRLAASAAVPTPTVLAADAPGEQADVPTVIMSWLEGRPRWESKDRRRFLIDLVDAMIAVSAVKVPSDVSVRPISGYTQNSYDPPRWATRPVVWRRAVEIFHGPTPITDLCFVHRDFHPGNVLWNRSQLTGLVDWQSACIGPSSIEPGHCRLNMLYYDPDMAEELRTIWEQRAQRIYDPWADVIAIVGMLDPMRKPKNPSKSRMAIEDTLARAVADLSG